One Solea senegalensis isolate Sse05_10M linkage group LG21, IFAPA_SoseM_1, whole genome shotgun sequence DNA segment encodes these proteins:
- the derl2 gene encoding derlin-2 codes for MAYQTLQQEYLQIPIVTRAYTTACVLTTAAVQLEIITPFQLYFNPDLILRNYQVWRIITNFLFFGPVGFNFLFNMIFLYRYCRMLEEGSFRGRTADFVFMFLFGGLLMTIFGTFVSLVFLGQAFTIMLVYVWSRRNPNVRMNFFGLLNFQAPFLPWVLMGFSLLLGNSIIVDLLGIAVGHVYFFLEDVFPNQPGGGRWLKTPSIIKMLFDTPEEDANYNPLPEERPGGFAWGEGQRLGG; via the exons ATGGCTTATCAAACATTACAGCAGGAATATTTACAAATTCCTATTGTTACCAGGGCATATACGACCGCGTGTGTCCTCACAACTGCTGCAGTG CAACTAGAGATCATCACACCATTTCAGCTATACTTTAACCCGGATTTGATTCTAAGGAATTACCAA GTATGGCGAATAATAaccaacttcctgttttttgGTCCAGTTGGCTTCAATTTCCTCTTCAATATGATTTTTCT GTACAGATACTGTCGTATGCTGGAGGAGGGCTCTTTCAGGGGACGCACAGCTGACTTTGTCTTCATGTTCCTCTTTGGTGGTCTTCTGATGACT ATATTTGGGACCTTTGTGAGTCTGGTGTTCCTGGGACAAGCTTTCACCATCATGCTGGTATATGTGTGGAGCCGACGAAACCCAAACGTTCGCATGAACTTCTTTGGCCTCTTGAATTTCCAGGCACCCTTTCTTCCATGGGTGCTAATGGGATTCTCACTTCTACTTGGCAACTCCATCATTGTGGATCTTTTAG GAATCGCCGTAGGTCATGTGTACTTTTTCCTGGAGGATGTTTTCCCCAACCAGCCAGGTGGTGGTAGGTGGCTCAAGACCCCATCTATTAT AAAGATGTTATTCGACACTCCAGAGGAAGATGCCAACTATAACCCACTACCCGAGGAGCGCCCAGGAGGTTTTGCCTGGGGAGAGGGACAGCGCCTTGGTGGTTAA
- the LOC122758341 gene encoding ras-specific guanine nucleotide-releasing factor RalGPS1-like — protein MYRRNGLSDDTSINSVTSEASSSSDSLDGPRVDYAKSYDAVIFDVLKVTPEEFASQITLMDAPVFRAIQPEELASCGWNGKEKHSLAPNIVAITRRFNQVSFWLVREILTAQTLKIRAGILSHFIKIAKKLLELNNLHSLVSVVSALQSAPIFRLSKTWALISRKDKATFEKLNYLTSKEDNYTHMREHTRSLKMVPCIPYLGIYLLDMIYIDSAYPASDSIMETQQRTNQMNNLLRVLSDLQMSCNYDHLVMLPHVQKYLLSVRYIEELQKFVEDDNFKLSLKIEPGNSSPRIASSKEDLAGLSEVSASLRYNRRPTCPDASVGVHIPSPPSSHHRKSHSLGNNMMCQYGMSESRSATFPIKARHLLDDSFLESQSPVRIDPHSTSVSNGLSLASSESSFSEELSAKMERGRMYATLGPNWKVPTHDSPRSYGYVYSFSAANSFYGCSEADNVVMEGPLRRKAMLKEGRKPKLSSWTRFWITLSGSTLTFYGAKALRASERKHYKSKPCKKMCVTGWIVVLPDDPARPNIFHLNDPDKGNIYKFQTGSRFSAIIWHKNLEEACRSRRPQIPANLMSFE, from the exons ATGTATCGCAGGAACGGACTCTCAGATGACACCAGCATCAATTCAGTCACTTCAGAG GCGAGCAGCAGCTCAGATTCTTTGGATGGACCTCGTGTAGACTACGCCAAGAGCTATGACGCCGTCATCTTTGACGTACTGAAGGTGACGCCGGAGGAGTTTGCT agcCAAATCACTCTAATGGATGCACCAGTCTTCAGGGCAATACAACCAGAG GAGCTGGCCAGCTGTGGCTGGAATGGGAAAGAGAAGCACAGTTTGGCCCCCAATATTGTCGCAATCACGCGTCGATTCAACCAG GTGAGCTTTTGGCTGGTGAGGGAAATCTTAACGGCCCAGACACTGAAAATCCGTGCAGGGATATTGAGCCATTTCATTAAAATAGCCAAG aaACTGTTGGAGTTGAACAATCTTCATTCCCTTGTGTCAGTGGTGTCAGCTCTGCAGAGCGCTCCCATCTTCAGACTCAGCAAAACCTGGGCT CTCATCAGTCGGAAAGACAAGGCCACGTTTGAGAAACTAAACTATTTGACATCCAAGGAGGACAACTACACTCACATGAGGGAACATACCCGCTCCCTGAAGATGGTGCCCTGTATTCCGTACCTTG GGATATACCTGTTGGATATGATCTACATTGATTCAGCATATCCTGCGTCGGACAGCATCATGGAGACACAGCAGCGGACTAATCAGATGAACAATCTTCTGAGAGTCCTCTCCGACCTACAGATGTCGTGTAACTATG ATCATCTTGTGATGCTGCCACATGTCCAGAAATACCTGTTGTCTGTTCGCTACATAGAGGAACTCCAGAAGTTTGTTGAGGACGACAACTTCAA GCTGTCTCTGAAGATTGAACCGGGCAACAGTTCCCCTCGCATTGCTTCTTCTAAAGAGGACTTGGCTG GTCTGTCTGAGGTATCAGCCTCTCTCAGATATAACCGGAGGCCTACCTGTCCTGACGCATCTGTGGGGGTCCATATCCCCAGTCCTCCGTCCTCCCACCACAGGAAGAGCCATAGTCTGGGAAACAA TATGATGTGTCAGTACGGCATGTCGGAGAGCAGGAGTGCGACATTTCCTATCAAAGCGCGACACTTGCTGGACGACAGCTTCTTAGAGTCTCAGAGTCCTGTCAGAATAGATCCACACAGTACATCTGTGTCTAACGGGCTGTCATTAG caAGCAGTGAAAGCTCTTTTTCGGAGGAACTATCCGCTAAAATGGAGAG GGGCCGCATGTACGCAACACTGGGCCCCAACTGGAAGGTCCCAACTCACGACTCCCCCCGGAGCTACGGCTATGTGTACAG CTTCTCTGCTGCCAACTCCTTCTATGGCTGCAGTGAGGCCGACAATGTGGTCATGGAAGGACCGCTACGAAGGAAAGCAATGCTTAAGGAAGGACGGAAACCCAAG TTGTCATcatggaccaggttttggatAACTCTGTCAGGATCAACCCTGACCTTTTATGGGGCAAAAGCACTGAGAGCTTCTGAAAGGAAACAT TATAAATCCAAACCCTGTAAGAAGATGTGTGTGACTGGATGGATAGTCGTGCTGCCAGATGACCCAGCCAGACCCAACATCTTCCACCTCAATGACCCAGACAAAG GTAACATTTACAAGTTCCAGACAGGATCCAGGTTTTCAGCCATCATCTGGCACAAAAACCTGGAAGAGGCTTGTAGGAGCAGAAGACCTCAG ATACCAGCAAACCTTATGTCATTTGAATGA
- the LOC122758355 gene encoding SWI/SNF-related matrix-associated actin-dependent regulator of chromatin subfamily B member 1-like, translating into MQLALSKTFGQKPVKFQLEQDGDFYMVGSEVGNYLRMFRGSLYKRYPSLWRRLASVDERKKIVASSHATSVTLLKASECEEIFEGNDEKYKAVSISTEPPAYLREQKAKRSSQWVPTLPNSSHHLDAVPCSTTINRNRLGRDRKRTFPLCFDDHDPAVIHENAAQVEALVPIRLDMEIDGQKLRDAFTWNMNEKLMTPEMFAEILCDDLDLNPLAFVPAIASAIRQQIESYPADSILEEQADQRVIIKLNIHVGNISLVDQFEWDMSERENSPESFALKLCSELGLGGEFVTTIAYSIRGQLSWHQRTYAFSENPLPTVEIAIRNTGDADQWCPLLETLTDAEMEKKIRDQDRNTRRMRRLANTAPSW; encoded by the exons ATGCAACTGGCTTTAAGTAAAACGTTCGGTCAGAAGCCAGTGAAATTTCAGTTGGAACAAGATGGGGATTTTTACATGGTTGGATCGGAG GTTGGAAACTATTTACGCATGTTCAGAGGCTCTTTGTATAAGAGATACCCATCTTTATGGAGGAGGCTGGCGTCTGTGGATGAACGGAAAAAAATTGTGGCATCATCACACG CCACGAGTGTTACCCTGCTGAAGGCATCAGAATGTGAAGAGATCTTTGAGGGCAATGACGAGAAGTACAAGGCAGTGTCCATCAGCACAGAGCCCCCAGCTTACCTCAg AGAGCAGAAAGCAAAGAGGAGCAGTCAGTGGGTCCCCACGCTTCCCAACAGCTCTCACCATCTAGATGCTGTGCCTTGCTCCACCACGATCAACCGCAACAGATTGGGTCGTGACAGGAAGAGGACCTTCCCCTTGTG CTTTGATGACCATGACCCTGCAGTGATCCATGAGAACGCAGCCCAGGTCGAGGCTCTGGTTCCCATTCGTCTTGACATGGAGATCGATGGACAGAAACTGCGAGATGCCTTCACATGGAACATGAATG AGAAACTCATGACCCCAGAGATGTTTGCGGAGATTTTGTGTGATGACCTGGACCTGAATCCTCTGGCCTTTGTTCCTGCCATTGCCTCAGCCATTCGTCAGCAGATTGAGTCCTACCCCGCTGACAGCATACTAGAAGAGCAGGCAGACCAGAGAGTCATCATCAAG CTGAACATCCATGTGGGGAATATCTCGCTAGTGGACCAGTTTGAATGGGACATGTCAGAGAGGGAAAACTCCCCGGAGTCATTTGCGCTGAAGCTTTGCTCTGAGCTGGGTTTGGGAGGAGAGTTTGTGACCACTATCGCCTACAGCATTCGAGGTCAACTCAGCTGGCACCAGAGGACGTATGCCTTCAG TGAGAATCCACTCCCCACAGTAGAGATCGCCATCCGCAATACTGGAGATGCGGACCAAtggtgccccctgctggagacTCTCACAGATGCTGAAATGGAGAAGAAGATCCGAGACCAAGACAGGAACACAAG GCGTATGAGGAGACTGGCCAACACTGCTCCATCATGGTAG